One window of the Asticcacaulis sp. SL142 genome contains the following:
- the ahpC gene encoding alkyl hydroperoxide reductase subunit C encodes MALINTPIKPFKATAYKEGKFVDISDADTKGKWSIFFFYPADFTFVCPTELEDLAGIYPTLKDINVEVFSVSTDTHFSHKAWHDTSPAIGKINYFMVGDQSGTITNNFDVMRPGVGLADRATFLVDPEGIIQFMEITSEGVGRNASELLRKVKAAQYVASHPGEVCPAKWEEGEKTLAPSFDLVGKI; translated from the coding sequence ATGGCCCTTATCAACACCCCCATCAAGCCGTTCAAAGCCACCGCCTATAAAGAAGGCAAGTTCGTCGACATCTCCGACGCCGACACCAAAGGCAAGTGGTCGATCTTCTTCTTCTATCCGGCTGACTTTACCTTTGTTTGCCCGACTGAACTCGAAGATCTGGCCGGCATCTACCCGACCCTGAAAGACATCAATGTCGAAGTCTTTTCGGTCTCGACCGACACGCACTTCAGCCATAAGGCCTGGCACGACACGTCGCCTGCCATTGGCAAAATCAACTATTTCATGGTCGGTGACCAATCGGGCACCATCACCAACAACTTTGATGTGATGCGTCCGGGCGTTGGCTTGGCTGACCGCGCCACCTTCCTGGTTGACCCTGAAGGCATCATTCAGTTCATGGAAATCACCTCCGAAGGTGTTGGCCGCAACGCCTCCGAACTGCTGCGTAAGGTTAAGGCCGCGCAATACGTCGCGTCTCACCCCGGTGAAGTGTGCCCGGCCAAGTGGGAAGAAGGCGAAAAGACTCTCGCGCCGTCTTTCGACCTTGTTGGCAAGATCTAG
- a CDS encoding carboxymuconolactone decarboxylase family protein, with amino-acid sequence MSVQSLTQLMPAYAGDIAINLTNLAEETLLTEQQKWGTFLSCAHAIGVAEVIQHIEAASAATLSDEAADAARSVAAIMAMNNVYYRSLHLMHNQEYASLRASLRMNVLANPGVPKLDYELWSLAVSAINGCGLCLDSHEKVLRGHGMTNLQVQAALKIAAVVNAVSSVIRAESARTAPLSLVNVPHAAQ; translated from the coding sequence ATGTCCGTTCAGTCGCTAACCCAGCTTATGCCCGCCTATGCCGGTGACATTGCCATCAACCTCACCAATCTGGCCGAAGAGACCTTGCTTACCGAACAGCAAAAGTGGGGCACGTTTCTATCTTGCGCCCACGCGATAGGGGTCGCCGAGGTGATCCAGCACATTGAGGCGGCAAGTGCGGCAACCTTATCGGACGAAGCCGCCGATGCGGCCCGCTCCGTCGCGGCGATAATGGCCATGAACAATGTCTATTACCGGTCGCTGCACCTTATGCACAATCAGGAATATGCATCCTTGCGCGCCAGTTTGCGTATGAACGTGCTGGCCAATCCGGGTGTGCCTAAGCTGGATTATGAGCTATGGTCGCTGGCAGTATCAGCCATAAATGGTTGCGGGCTATGCCTGGATTCCCACGAAAAAGTCCTGCGCGGCCATGGCATGACCAATCTGCAGGTTCAGGCAGCTTTGAAAATCGCGGCTGTGGTCAATGCGGTCTCGTCGGTCATCCGCGCCGAAAGCGCACGCACAGCCCCCTTGTCTCTGGTAAATGTTCCGCATGCGGCTCAATAA
- a CDS encoding hydrogen peroxide-inducible genes activator, translated as MLPTLRQLQYLKLLAHHQSFMAASEAAHVSQPALSSGIAELEKILGARLVDRARGKVILTKVGEETLKRAEDILARAEDLVEAAQAANHPLSGRFRLGVIPTVAPYLLPKALVSLRKEFPQLKLFLREDQTARLITALKSGSLDAAIIALPYDLGGLDHAFICRDAILAAMPSDHPLARGASISPDDLKSEELILLEDGHCLRDHALGACQWSGGSNVDMTGPQTLAGGFAATSLNTLVQMVGSGLGVSLLPAMAVEAGLAGGSEVSIRPLSSDKAFRDIVVIWRAGSSRAAEARLLAKTLQA; from the coding sequence ATGTTACCGACCCTTAGACAACTTCAGTACCTCAAGCTTCTGGCCCATCACCAAAGCTTCATGGCGGCTTCCGAAGCCGCCCATGTCTCGCAGCCTGCTTTGTCGTCAGGCATAGCTGAGCTTGAAAAAATTCTGGGCGCGCGGCTGGTGGACCGGGCGCGCGGAAAGGTCATCCTGACCAAGGTCGGCGAAGAGACCCTTAAACGCGCCGAGGATATTCTGGCGCGAGCCGAAGATTTGGTCGAGGCAGCCCAGGCGGCCAATCACCCACTGTCGGGCCGGTTCCGATTGGGGGTGATACCCACGGTAGCGCCCTATCTGCTGCCCAAGGCACTGGTGTCTTTGCGCAAAGAATTTCCGCAGTTGAAGCTGTTCCTGCGCGAAGACCAGACGGCTCGGCTTATTACGGCCCTCAAAAGCGGTTCGCTCGATGCAGCCATTATCGCCTTGCCCTACGATTTGGGCGGGCTTGATCATGCGTTTATTTGCAGGGACGCCATTTTGGCGGCCATGCCGAGCGATCACCCCTTGGCGCGTGGTGCCAGCATTTCACCGGATGATCTTAAAAGCGAGGAGTTGATCCTGCTGGAGGATGGTCACTGCCTGCGCGATCATGCTTTGGGTGCCTGTCAGTGGAGCGGCGGCAGTAATGTCGATATGACCGGCCCGCAGACCCTGGCCGGGGGTTTTGCCGCGACATCCCTCAATACGCTGGTGCAGATGGTGGGCTCCGGTCTTGGCGTGTCGCTCCTGCCGGCCATGGCGGTTGAGGCCGGCCTTGCCGGTGGCAGCGAAGTCTCGATCCGGCCCTTGTCATCCGATAAGGCGTTCCGCGATATCGTCGTCATCTGGCGCGCCGGGTCATCGCGCGCCGCCGAAGCGCGGTTGCTGGCCAAGACCTTGCAAGCGTGA
- a CDS encoding AbrB/MazE/SpoVT family DNA-binding domain-containing protein, whose product MELKITKIGNSLGVILPKEVAGHLKVDKGDSLWLNESPAGYTLTPYDPEFSVQMDAARAIMKKRRNVLRELAK is encoded by the coding sequence ATGGAACTCAAAATTACGAAAATTGGAAACTCTCTGGGGGTTATTCTGCCCAAAGAAGTCGCTGGGCACCTTAAGGTCGATAAGGGCGACAGCCTGTGGTTAAATGAATCTCCGGCAGGTTATACCTTAACGCCTTACGATCCCGAATTTAGCGTCCAAATGGATGCCGCCCGCGCTATTATGAAAAAGCGCCGTAATGTGCTGCGGGAACTGGCTAAGTGA
- a CDS encoding type II toxin-antitoxin system death-on-curing family toxin, giving the protein MSEYRWLREDTLLAIHDEQLAEHGGLSGIRDLKLLQSAVARPQQIMHYGQPDIAELAAAYGYGISRNHPFLDGNKRTAFVSVELFLLLNGFELTADDAVCVLTMLNVASGDITEADFADWIRVHLRQA; this is encoded by the coding sequence GTGAGCGAATATCGCTGGCTCAGGGAAGATACGCTCTTAGCCATTCATGACGAACAACTTGCCGAACATGGCGGGCTGTCAGGGATTCGTGATCTGAAGCTTTTGCAGTCGGCAGTGGCGCGTCCGCAGCAGATCATGCATTATGGGCAGCCCGATATTGCCGAATTGGCAGCGGCCTATGGTTATGGCATATCGCGCAATCATCCCTTTCTGGATGGTAATAAGCGCACAGCTTTCGTGTCGGTCGAACTCTTTCTGCTTTTAAATGGTTTTGAGCTAACGGCAGATGATGCTGTCTGTGTGCTGACTATGCTGAATGTTGCGAGCGGTGATATTACCGAGGCTGATTTTGCAGACTGGATCAGGGTGCATCTCAGGCAAGCTTAG
- the dapF gene encoding diaminopimelate epimerase, translating to MTRPFLKMNGLGNDFVVIDARDAGFAPRTEDIRAWGDRASGIGFDQLIAIEGSETGDAFMRVWNSDGGTVETCGNALRCVGWVLDKASDSGELTIDTLGGPTTAKVLEADARTGMVSVDMGKPRLDWAQIPLGEEMDTLRLELQIGPIDAPLYHTPVAVSMGNPHVVFFVDDVMAVDVERSGSLIEHHPLFPEGVNVEFAQVIDRNTIRMRVWERGAGITKACGTGACATLVAAARRGLTERHGNVIMDGGPLHILWRASDDHVIMTGPVEVEFEGQLDG from the coding sequence ATGACGCGCCCGTTTCTAAAGATGAATGGCCTTGGCAATGATTTCGTTGTCATTGATGCCCGCGACGCTGGCTTTGCACCGCGCACGGAAGATATCCGCGCGTGGGGTGACCGTGCGTCCGGCATTGGCTTTGACCAGTTGATCGCCATCGAAGGGTCTGAGACCGGCGATGCCTTCATGCGGGTGTGGAATTCCGATGGCGGTACGGTCGAGACCTGCGGCAATGCTCTGCGCTGTGTTGGCTGGGTGCTGGATAAGGCGAGCGATAGCGGCGAACTGACCATCGATACTCTGGGCGGACCAACGACGGCCAAGGTGCTGGAGGCGGATGCCCGCACCGGCATGGTCAGCGTCGATATGGGTAAGCCGCGGCTGGACTGGGCTCAAATCCCCTTAGGCGAAGAGATGGATACGCTTAGGTTGGAATTACAAATCGGGCCGATCGACGCACCGCTCTATCACACGCCGGTCGCAGTCAGCATGGGCAATCCGCATGTGGTATTTTTTGTCGATGATGTCATGGCGGTTGATGTTGAACGCTCGGGCAGCCTGATCGAGCATCACCCGCTGTTCCCCGAAGGCGTCAATGTCGAATTCGCGCAGGTGATAGATCGCAATACCATCCGTATGCGGGTGTGGGAACGTGGAGCCGGCATCACTAAGGCCTGTGGCACTGGTGCCTGTGCGACTTTGGTGGCGGCGGCGCGCCGTGGCCTGACAGAGCGGCACGGCAATGTCATCATGGACGGCGGGCCGCTGCATATCCTGTGGCGCGCATCGGATGATCATGTCATCATGACCGGCCCGGTTGAGGTTGAATTTGAGGGCCAGCTTGATGGCTGA
- the mtaB gene encoding tRNA (N(6)-L-threonylcarbamoyladenosine(37)-C(2))-methylthiotransferase MtaB, producing MADTLHPHHHEHEALNETPDTPVNVATGVEVVTFGCRLNSYESEVIRKTAASDGLDGAIIFNTCAVTNEAVRQARQAIRRARKENPDAKLIVTGCAAQTDPDTFANMPEVDYLIGNGDKAKSGSYTLTPDSARIVVNDIFSVKETAGHLIDGLKDRARAYVEVQNGCDHRCTFCIIPYGRGNSRSAAAGDVVGQIQRLVGEGYNEVVLTGVDMTSWGADLPGTPQLGHLVARILKHVPELKRLRLSSIDAAEIDDTLLKAFAEEERLAPYLHLSLQHGDDMILKRMKRRHSRADSIALVEKIRLVRPDIAFGADMIAGFPTETEEHFAGALSLVDACDLSFLHVFPFSPRPQTPAAKMPQHPRPLIKARAEQLRAKGAQALIRHLDRQTDRDVIAVVEKPGFARAPDFTEVTFTGEATVGGLARLRITGHDGKRAHAKLIGAELI from the coding sequence ATGGCTGACACCCTGCATCCGCATCACCACGAACATGAGGCGCTGAATGAGACGCCCGACACGCCGGTAAATGTCGCGACCGGCGTAGAAGTCGTGACGTTCGGGTGTCGGCTTAATTCCTATGAATCCGAAGTGATCCGCAAAACCGCTGCAAGTGACGGTTTGGACGGCGCGATCATTTTTAACACCTGCGCCGTCACCAACGAAGCAGTCCGTCAGGCGCGTCAGGCTATTCGCCGCGCCCGTAAGGAAAACCCGGACGCCAAGTTGATTGTCACCGGCTGCGCGGCCCAGACCGATCCGGACACGTTCGCCAACATGCCGGAAGTCGATTACCTGATCGGCAATGGCGATAAGGCCAAATCGGGGTCTTACACCCTGACGCCCGACAGCGCGCGCATCGTCGTCAATGACATCTTTTCAGTAAAGGAAACGGCGGGGCATCTGATTGATGGCCTGAAAGATCGTGCCCGCGCCTATGTCGAGGTACAAAACGGCTGCGATCACCGCTGCACCTTCTGCATCATCCCCTATGGGCGTGGTAATTCACGATCAGCCGCCGCCGGCGATGTCGTCGGCCAAATTCAGCGACTGGTGGGGGAGGGTTATAACGAAGTCGTCCTCACCGGTGTCGACATGACTTCTTGGGGCGCGGATTTGCCCGGTACGCCGCAACTGGGCCATCTGGTGGCGCGTATCCTAAAGCATGTTCCGGAGCTTAAGCGGCTTCGCCTGTCGTCGATCGATGCCGCGGAAATTGACGATACCTTGCTTAAGGCCTTTGCTGAAGAGGAACGTCTGGCGCCCTATCTGCACCTTTCGTTGCAGCATGGTGACGACATGATCCTTAAGCGCATGAAGCGTCGTCATAGTCGTGCAGATAGTATTGCCTTGGTCGAAAAAATCCGGTTGGTGCGGCCCGACATTGCCTTCGGGGCCGATATGATCGCGGGCTTCCCGACCGAGACCGAAGAGCATTTTGCAGGTGCCCTGTCACTGGTTGACGCCTGTGACCTGAGTTTCCTGCACGTCTTTCCGTTCAGCCCGCGTCCGCAAACGCCCGCCGCCAAGATGCCCCAGCATCCGCGCCCGCTGATCAAGGCCCGCGCCGAACAACTCCGGGCCAAGGGGGCGCAAGCCCTGATCCGTCACCTTGATCGGCAAACAGATCGCGATGTCATAGCGGTGGTCGAAAAGCCCGGTTTTGCGCGCGCGCCTGATTTTACCGAAGTGACCTTTACGGGTGAGGCGACCGTCGGCGGGCTTGCACGATTGCGCATAACCGGCCATGACGGTAAACGCGCCCATGCTAAGCTTATTGGCGCTGAGCTTATTTAA
- the ftsY gene encoding signal recognition particle-docking protein FtsY, with product MSDDKSKKGGWLSRLTQGLTKTSTEISQQITSVFTQKPLDEKALEDLEDLLIESDFGPQIAADIAQKLSQQKFNDPKDTDAIKAALADAIADELKGREDTFDALSGPKPYIVLFVGVNGSGKTTTLGKIAADLTSKGARVLIVAGDTFRAAAVEQLKVWAQRAGADFMGRKTGADAAGLAYDACVRAKDEGYDVVLIDTAGRLQNKQQLMDELLKIVRVIKKVIDGAPHETLLVLDATVGRNALAQEQIFGRQAFVSGLVMTKLDGTARGGILVPIAKASDAPIKLIGVGEDIDDLQPFKAREFARSMVGLEPLG from the coding sequence ATGAGCGACGATAAAAGCAAAAAAGGCGGCTGGCTGTCGCGGTTGACGCAAGGGCTGACCAAGACTTCGACTGAGATCAGCCAGCAAATCACGTCTGTTTTCACGCAAAAGCCGCTGGACGAAAAAGCGCTTGAAGACCTCGAAGATCTGCTGATCGAAAGCGATTTCGGCCCGCAGATCGCCGCCGATATTGCGCAAAAACTGTCGCAGCAAAAATTCAATGATCCCAAGGACACCGACGCCATCAAGGCGGCTTTGGCCGACGCCATTGCCGATGAGCTGAAAGGGCGTGAGGACACCTTTGATGCCCTGTCCGGCCCTAAGCCCTACATTGTCCTGTTTGTCGGGGTGAACGGTTCGGGCAAGACAACCACGCTCGGCAAAATTGCCGCAGACCTGACCTCCAAAGGGGCGCGGGTTCTGATCGTGGCGGGCGATACCTTCCGGGCAGCCGCGGTTGAGCAGCTTAAGGTCTGGGCTCAGCGGGCCGGTGCCGATTTCATGGGCCGTAAAACAGGTGCCGATGCGGCAGGGCTGGCCTATGACGCCTGCGTGCGGGCTAAGGATGAAGGCTATGATGTTGTCCTGATCGATACGGCGGGACGTCTGCAAAACAAGCAGCAGCTTATGGATGAACTGCTCAAAATCGTGCGGGTGATCAAGAAGGTCATCGACGGCGCGCCCCATGAGACGCTGCTGGTGCTGGACGCCACCGTCGGGCGCAATGCCCTGGCGCAGGAGCAGATTTTCGGCCGTCAGGCCTTTGTATCGGGCCTTGTGATGACCAAGCTTGACGGCACGGCGCGCGGTGGCATTCTGGTGCCGATCGCCAAGGCGTCGGATGCGCCCATCAAGCTGATTGGGGTGGGCGAAGATATTGATGATTTGCAGCCGTTCAAGGCGCGGGAGTTTGCCCGCTCCATGGTCGGCCTTGAGCCCTTGGGATAA
- a CDS encoding inner membrane-spanning protein YciB → MSEPLKHNETTEIEPVITPVDADAPAPVATNWVKMAIDFGAPLIFAAVFFTTKNFIWATAVLVAGSAIALIAGFVLEKRLAIMPLIAGVAAIIFGGLTIYLKDESFIKIKLTILNALFGAVLIGGLVMKKQPLKALLGETLKLKEAAWGKLTLYYALFFFVVAIANEIIWRTQSNDFWVVWKASLFFVTIGFSLALTPFLMKNMVGIDKE, encoded by the coding sequence ATGTCTGAACCGCTGAAGCATAACGAAACGACGGAAATCGAACCCGTTATCACGCCGGTCGATGCGGACGCACCGGCACCTGTGGCGACCAACTGGGTCAAGATGGCAATCGATTTCGGGGCGCCCCTGATTTTCGCCGCCGTGTTTTTCACCACCAAGAATTTCATCTGGGCGACCGCCGTACTGGTCGCTGGATCGGCGATTGCGCTGATAGCCGGGTTTGTGCTGGAAAAACGGCTGGCGATCATGCCGCTGATTGCCGGTGTGGCGGCCATTATCTTCGGTGGGCTGACGATCTATCTTAAGGATGAGAGTTTTATCAAGATCAAGCTGACCATTCTCAATGCGTTGTTTGGCGCGGTGCTGATCGGCGGACTGGTGATGAAAAAGCAGCCGCTTAAAGCCTTACTGGGTGAGACGCTGAAACTGAAAGAAGCCGCATGGGGTAAGCTTACGCTCTATTACGCCCTGTTCTTTTTTGTGGTCGCCATCGCCAATGAGATCATCTGGCGCACTCAATCCAATGATTTCTGGGTGGTGTGGAAAGCCTCGCTGTTTTTTGTCACCATCGGCTTTTCACTGGCGCTAACGCCGTTCCTGATGAAAAATATGGTCGGAATAGATAAGGAATAG
- a CDS encoding MarR family winged helix-turn-helix transcriptional regulator: MSAKSVLEDSPSHLLHRVLQIALDIYGSETGGSALTQRQYALLKALDGSDGLTQTDLVRATGIDRSTLADMVARMITKGLLAREKSALDARANLVRLADDGVAALADMTPKVLAADEKILSLLAPPKRESFVKLLRKITSARETELSAPAPLSDEEKLALKAAKKAAKADKPKKDKKPKKDGKKAKKADEKLPFPPLSEGADMTQAEAPELVKEPEV; encoded by the coding sequence ATGTCCGCGAAAAGCGTTCTCGAAGATTCGCCGTCCCATCTCCTGCACCGGGTTTTGCAGATTGCCCTAGATATCTATGGTTCGGAAACCGGCGGCAGCGCTCTGACCCAGCGTCAATATGCTCTGCTAAAGGCTTTGGACGGTTCTGACGGGTTGACGCAGACCGATCTGGTGAGGGCCACCGGCATTGACCGCTCGACACTGGCCGATATGGTGGCGCGGATGATTACCAAGGGACTGCTGGCGCGTGAAAAGTCCGCCCTTGATGCCCGTGCCAATCTGGTGCGGCTGGCTGATGACGGGGTGGCCGCGCTGGCCGATATGACGCCCAAGGTTCTGGCTGCCGATGAGAAGATCCTGTCGCTGCTGGCCCCGCCGAAGCGTGAGAGCTTTGTCAAATTGCTGCGCAAAATCACCTCAGCGCGTGAGACGGAACTCAGTGCGCCTGCGCCGTTGAGTGATGAGGAAAAGCTGGCCCTGAAAGCGGCCAAAAAGGCGGCTAAGGCCGATAAGCCTAAAAAAGACAAGAAGCCTAAAAAAGACGGCAAGAAGGCGAAAAAAGCCGACGAAAAACTGCCGTTTCCACCGCTCAGCGAAGGCGCTGATATGACCCAAGCTGAAGCGCCGGAGCTGGTCAAAGAGCCGGAAGTCTAG
- a CDS encoding SDR family NAD(P)-dependent oxidoreductase → MLLENKVMLITGASKGIGRGIAVGAAKHGAKIGINYAGDDAAASATVAEIKAAGGEAFALKGDVSDPQSAKDFIQAGVDHFGKIDSFVSNAGICPFHAFLDMPQEVLERTLRVNLHGAWYMSQAAANQMVKQGNGGTLIAVSSISALVGGEFQTHYTPTKAGVLSLMQSTAIALGKHGIRCNALLPGTILTDINKDDLADDAKRSYMESRTCLGRLGQPEDMAGPAVFLASDLAGYVTGASLLVDGGLFVNLQ, encoded by the coding sequence ATGCTGCTTGAAAACAAAGTCATGCTGATCACCGGCGCCTCAAAAGGGATCGGTCGAGGCATCGCCGTCGGTGCCGCGAAGCATGGCGCTAAAATCGGTATCAACTATGCCGGTGACGATGCCGCAGCCTCGGCCACGGTCGCTGAAATCAAGGCCGCGGGCGGTGAGGCCTTTGCGCTTAAGGGCGACGTCTCCGATCCGCAATCGGCCAAGGACTTTATTCAGGCCGGTGTGGATCACTTCGGCAAGATCGACAGCTTTGTGTCGAACGCGGGTATCTGCCCGTTCCATGCGTTCCTTGATATGCCGCAGGAGGTGCTGGAGCGCACCCTGCGCGTCAATCTGCACGGCGCCTGGTATATGTCTCAGGCCGCCGCTAACCAGATGGTCAAGCAGGGAAATGGGGGTACACTGATCGCCGTATCCTCGATCTCTGCCCTTGTCGGCGGTGAGTTCCAGACCCACTACACCCCCACCAAGGCGGGCGTCCTGTCGCTGATGCAATCGACCGCTATTGCCCTGGGCAAGCACGGCATTCGCTGCAACGCACTACTGCCCGGCACCATCCTGACTGACATCAATAAGGACGATCTGGCCGACGACGCCAAGCGCAGCTACATGGAGAGCCGCACCTGCCTCGGCCGTCTGGGCCAACCCGAAGACATGGCGGGGCCTGCGGTGTTTCTGGCGTCCGATCTGGCAGGCTATGTCACGGGTGCGTCCCTGCTGGTAGACGGCGGTTTGTTCGTCAATCTGCAATAG
- a CDS encoding helix-turn-helix domain-containing protein yields the protein MRSEDKADAKPITGSQTLIRGLNIIEAVSRGASSLNALSNDLGLTRSTTYRLASALVERDYLVTVPRSGYALGPRLQALRPEPGLSAAVMSGGAQVATLELCRFALPVSTARMEVLSEAMRLCAKTIGDRLTQDD from the coding sequence ATGCGCAGTGAGGACAAGGCCGACGCAAAACCAATCACGGGCAGTCAGACTCTTATCCGGGGCCTGAACATTATCGAAGCCGTGAGCCGTGGGGCTTCGTCGCTTAATGCACTGTCAAATGATCTGGGGCTGACGCGCTCAACGACCTACCGGCTGGCCTCAGCCCTGGTGGAGCGCGACTATCTGGTGACCGTGCCGCGTAGCGGTTATGCCCTTGGCCCGCGTCTGCAAGCGTTGCGGCCAGAGCCGGGCTTAAGTGCCGCTGTCATGTCCGGCGGGGCTCAGGTGGCGACACTTGAGCTATGCCGGTTCGCCCTGCCGGTAAGTACGGCGCGGATGGAGGTTTTGAGTGAGGCGATGCGTCTATGTGCAAAGACCATAGGTGATCGGCTAACTCAGGATGACTAA
- a CDS encoding fumarylacetoacetate hydrolase family protein produces MKLVRFGPKGQEKPGVVDAEGNLRDLSSVVADITSEEVRLSKLAGLKAADVAALPVVDGDVRYGVPVKNIGKIIAVGLNYADHAAESNLPVPPEPIFFTKAITSLCGANDDVMKPRDATKMDWEVELGIIIGKTCRYVEQSEALNHVAGYVLVNDVSERAFQKERGTQWVKGKGCDTFCPTGPWLVTADEVGNPQELGMFLDVNGVRMQTGNTRTMIFPVAEAIAYISRFITLQPGDLVITGTPPGVGEGKKPDPIYLNVGDKMHLGVSKLGEQRQTVVAFSLEGQEIIG; encoded by the coding sequence ATGAAACTCGTCCGTTTTGGCCCCAAGGGCCAGGAAAAGCCCGGTGTTGTTGATGCCGAGGGTAATCTGCGCGATTTGTCGTCGGTTGTGGCCGACATCACCTCCGAAGAGGTGCGCCTGTCGAAACTGGCGGGCCTGAAGGCCGCTGATGTCGCCGCTCTGCCGGTGGTAGACGGCGATGTTCGCTACGGCGTGCCGGTCAAGAATATCGGTAAGATCATCGCGGTCGGCCTGAACTATGCTGACCATGCTGCGGAATCCAACCTGCCGGTGCCGCCTGAGCCGATCTTCTTCACCAAGGCGATTACCTCGCTCTGTGGTGCCAACGACGATGTCATGAAGCCGCGTGATGCCACCAAGATGGACTGGGAAGTCGAGCTTGGTATCATCATCGGTAAGACCTGCCGTTATGTCGAACAATCTGAAGCCCTCAACCACGTCGCCGGCTATGTGCTGGTCAACGACGTGTCCGAGCGTGCCTTCCAGAAAGAGCGCGGCACCCAATGGGTCAAGGGCAAGGGCTGCGATACGTTTTGTCCGACCGGCCCGTGGCTGGTGACCGCTGACGAAGTCGGCAACCCGCAGGAACTGGGCATGTTCCTTGATGTCAACGGCGTGCGCATGCAAACCGGCAATACCCGCACCATGATTTTCCCGGTCGCGGAAGCCATTGCCTATATTTCGCGCTTCATCACCCTGCAACCGGGCGATCTGGTCATCACCGGCACGCCTCCGGGCGTGGGCGAAGGCAAGAAGCCTGACCCGATCTATCTCAATGTTGGCGATAAGATGCACCTCGGCGTCTCAAAGCTGGGTGAGCAGCGCCAGACGGTCGTGGCGTTCTCGCTCGAAGGCCAAGAGATTATAGGTTAA
- a CDS encoding SDR family NAD(P)-dependent oxidoreductase, with product MTYANRYEGRCAVITGGAGGLGKAAAVRIIAEGGKVVLWDLNAQVLEKTATEIGASGFVALDVSKLEEVSAAAKTSAEILGKIDILIASAGITGATVPVWEFPVDSWLKVMDINLNGLFYCNREIIPYMLQNGYGRIVNVASVAGKEGNPNASAYSASKAGVIGFTKSLGKELAGKSVIVNALTPATFESPILAQLPQSQVDYMRSKIPMGRLGIVDESAAMVTFMASEECSFTTASVFDTSGGRTTY from the coding sequence ATGACATACGCTAATCGTTACGAAGGCCGTTGCGCGGTCATCACCGGCGGCGCGGGTGGTCTGGGTAAGGCTGCTGCCGTTCGCATTATTGCCGAAGGTGGCAAGGTCGTCCTGTGGGATCTGAATGCGCAAGTTCTGGAAAAAACCGCTACTGAAATCGGCGCGTCCGGTTTCGTAGCATTGGATGTCTCAAAGCTTGAGGAAGTCTCCGCGGCGGCCAAAACATCTGCTGAAATTTTGGGCAAGATCGATATCCTGATCGCCTCGGCAGGCATCACTGGCGCTACGGTGCCGGTGTGGGAATTCCCGGTCGATAGCTGGCTCAAGGTCATGGATATCAACCTCAATGGCTTGTTCTACTGCAACCGTGAGATCATCCCGTACATGCTGCAAAACGGCTATGGTCGGATCGTCAATGTGGCTTCGGTCGCCGGTAAGGAAGGAAATCCCAACGCTTCGGCCTATTCGGCCTCCAAGGCCGGCGTGATTGGTTTCACCAAGTCTCTGGGTAAGGAATTGGCGGGCAAGAGCGTGATCGTCAATGCGTTGACACCGGCGACGTTTGAATCGCCGATCCTGGCGCAATTGCCGCAGTCTCAGGTCGATTACATGCGTTCAAAAATCCCTATGGGACGCTTGGGCATTGTCGATGAGTCAGCAGCGATGGTGACGTTTATGGCCTCGGAAGAGTGTTCCTTCACCACGGCGTCGGTGTTCGATACGTCGGGAGGTAGAACGACCTACTAG